aatttgaactgaagttcagaaacatatgagcatgcactttatttgcacgcaactcctttcatgcgtaCTTTTATCGGAAGGGAATCCGCGCGGCCGCGCAAATGCGCAGTTTAAAGAGAacatgtaatatttctgtacccatgctttacatttttaacaaaaagttacctgtgagtaaacagtaattagcaGACCCATTGCAGTTCCACCGcggacccccggttgaagacccctggtatAGACCATCAAagctttaatagttttaaaGCATGTAGAAAttttatagggatagttcacccaaagatttAAAATtccggagtgtctatttacactgagaacaaatagcccgccttgttggcagagacttgCACTAGCTCCgtccaccaatatgtgattggaatagagaaactGTAAGAATGACACTATTTCAAACAGTGACTCCAGTGGTTTAAGGTGTAAAGTCTTTATAGCTTGCCACTGGAGACGAAGGTTCTAATCCACCTCTTGCTGAAAATgctctttcttctttttctatcacattacagatcataaaggcatttgttttcaattaaattgatttaatacttaaaattcatttttattcataaagtttagctttagggtaaggttagggtagggttttaatatctcaataagttgccattattttaattttttataaatataatgatttacacactggtattattgcataatgtttaatgcacaacaatactgaggtgcaaatagtaacgttatctgccactatacCATCTAACttctatttctacttaatccaaagaaaatacagctattttcggttagtgtaaatatcatatcgctaagaaatgctgctattttcacttagtgtaaatagcatgtATTGCTATTTATAATTAGTGCAAATAGAtgttgccttaaaattctgtcatgatttactcaccctcaagttgttccaaacttgtataatatatatattttttaaagatttgcttttgcctttaattgtacagTTGTTTGTTAGAGAGGACcggaagcgaagtgggagagagaagggggtgggttcggaaaggaccacgagacgggaatcgaacccgggtcgccCGATGCGCAACCGCGCCACGTGTCGGAGCACTGAGCTATGATTGACCATCATTGACTACcgttaacacaaaagaaaatattttgaagaatgtaggaaagcaaaaagttctggggTACCTTTGACTCCCTTTTTTActaagttgctaacattttcccaaatatctttctttgttcaacagaacaaagaaatttatacaggtttggaacaactagagagtgcgTAATTCGTGacaaatttttcttttatgggtgaactatccctttaagtgattCCCAACACTTGCTTTGTTTCAATAAAACGTTCTTTTAAATCCTGAGAGAAAGTTCTGGAAGTTACAGAatggttttatttcaaaagttcaaacaaaaaatgtaatatctcACATAGCCCCTTTATCATGTTCAGGATGATGAATGATCTGATTTCATATCTTCTCCTCAACCTTCATCTTGGGTCCGTCTCTATCTCGCCCAAGTCTCTCTTGACATATGTATGTCCTGgatctgtctgtcttcctcctGCATCTGCTTCTTTAACAGCTCAAACAGCCTATCTGGATGCGTGGTCTTCCTGGCAGATTGTGTGTGAGGGAGTAGAGGCTTGTGAAAAATACTGCATGCTCCATTACTGCACAAACCCGTAGGGAGCACGGATGAAAAGAAGAAAATGATGATAATATTGAAGGTGGagagaaaacaagaaacaactACGCAAGCagaaaatgagagagaaaaTACAATTTAGGAAAGGGTAATGAAAAAAGAATGGAAAGGCTTGTGAGCGAAGCTCAATATAGACAGCAGCAGATCAAGAGGAGGCGGAGGGTAGAGTTCATTTTGAGGACAGTTCATCTAAACACACTGGACAATCTATAAATCCTGATGTTTTTAACGTAAACTACTCACTCTACGTTGCTTTCGTAGTGGTATCACAAGCACCAGGGAATAATACGATTAATTTTTCAGGAGCGTAATATAACAGCGATTAAGCCCAGTCTTTTACAGCACTCTTGTGTATCCCCTCCGGATTGATGGAAGCCAGCGTCACATTTCCTCCACAATTGCAGTGATGTCCTCGGCGAAATGCCAGCGTTCTCTTGATTAATCTGCCTGCTCTCttccaatcagtgtcacagcgggagagaaatgctgtgtgttttaaatgcCCAGCTTTCACACACGGGTCTGTTTTATGAGCTCGGCCTCCCGTGGACATGCACAAACGCTCTTTCCTGTTGGTGGGACTGCatgggtgtgaaaaacaaaaacgaTGGTGGAAATATTGCAGGTTACACAGAGGCAGCCTCCATCTAACTTTGTGACCATCACTTGGACTTTGCATGTCAGGTGTGACCCTCAGAATTTATGTATATATGttacattaaaatgtgttgttttcaaTTAACttctttttaatataatacattaTGCTGGCACCATAATTCCTGAATTCTTTCTTAACTTCATTGCTTCTGCAGTTTCTTATTCTTTATTGAACATTCACAATACACCATACCCATactgtacacagcaaaatcgccagtgttaaaaaaaggtcaaattaacgcTCACattgtatatataatccacactctgattatatatacactctgagtgttaatttgactttttttaacactggcgattttgttgtgatatacactcaaaaaataaataaacattaaattcattcatatattaaattaaataaagtgaTTATTACTCAAAATAAATTAAAGGTCCTTTTAAAAAGGGGAAAAACTGAGCTTTAAATCACTCCACTTTGTCTGATGAATATCTACTATTTTCATGATATAAGCAAATACATGACATAgattcatctttaaaaaaaataatatagcAATTAAGTGAAACAGTTGAGTACTATATTACCGtaattttcataaaaaagaCATGTCTTGTCAAAAGGAAGATGacgttaaaaaaaacaagattataatattttgtatttttttctctattGTTGTATAGATAACAGTAAATAGTAAAAGTTCCCAAAAATCCTCCTAAggaaattttttttacatttttgatagAGAGATTGAAGTCTccaaaaaacatactgtcaatttatgttttcttaactGTATAACtataattgtatatatataattagtAAGTCCATCCTTGTGCTTTATCTGCACAGTAAAGTCAAGATCTTTTACCATCGCTGATTCAACAAATTACATTGCTGCTCCAGCGGTACATCGTAACTGAACACACCATTCTGCACAACACGtacacaaacaaaagaaaagaaaatgaacaTAAATTGGTTCCCTGACTCCATTGACAATTCTGGATCTTTGTAGTCTTAGCGAGCTGTCTTCACCCCACAGCAAACACAGAGTTAGATGCTGATGAGACAGCAGGTTCTGTGTAACTACAGAGTGTAGCCATGCCCCGGATTTCTGTTGTTTCTGAGGATGTTTCACTGAAAATCAATCAAAAGAAGACAACTACCATTATACACATATAGCAACCAAAATACTTCATTAGAAAAAAGTTAGCTACACAGCAGTTGTTAGTCTTCAAAACACTGGATAAGCATAAAGGAATGTGCTGAGATCCCAACCTTTTTAAAGGTCCAAATGTTGATGGATAGTTCAAGATAACGGCACAATGGTAATTTCATGAAAGACAAACAGGCTAGAAGTGATTTACAATAAACCAGTGTTTCTACGTGTGAAAAACAGACTAGCACCATAGCTTTGCCTTTAGAGACAGCTAGgcttattttttaaaatttaaagttaCTCTTTTCGTGTTTTGCGGTAAAGTGGGGAATGGGGAAGTTGTTTGGTTTTCAACTTGAAATGAACTCAGCAACAAAACAGGTCAACAGTAAACACACAACCGAAGCTTTACAACACACGCAACACATGTTCAAGTGTGCtatttagggatgtaacgattcacgtgagccggttgaaaatcggttataatgagtgatgattcaaatcggttgaggtgtgaactgaatcgcgatacattttttgaacagcaggggccgccatgttcactgcaaacctacacgtggacatgctgattttcttaaatgcaaaaaatccagaaaagcacagacagtattagtttgtttatattaaagagactttttctattattaatttgttataaaattgcagtttagttttgttatttaaaataaaatataattttattatacaaagaaacgtgaagcatttaagaaataatgcaagggaagttgctcatttctaatttgtttcaactcattttgtaaaaataaatcgtgagtaaatcgtgaataaatcgcatcgtgagatcagaatcgtgaatcgcatcgcatcgtgagctgagtgaatcgttacatccctagtgctATTAGTAAcctattttaaacaaaaaataagaaagtatagCCTACTTATGGAccgttggctgaacgtctgatgtattcggcacacttttctggaaacacttcagcagaCTCGAAAGTCGtcctctgattggttgaattccacaagatttccgggagacgtgcgtgttgCGTTCTTTAACAGTCCGCttggaaacaacacaaagttCAAAAGAAGAAGGCTGTCGTGTTTATTTCGGTGACAATGAGCATTCATCACgatatgatgttttattaacaaagttcgggaggagccggaGCATATCACGGCTTCTACCTTATCAGAACCAGCGAACTATTCAATAAATAAGGTAACCGTCTTACCTGCAGTCTCCATGTGTTCTCCTGTCTCGTCtcctgaccccgccccctcgttagCTTCCCGCCAGTGTGTGATTCCCCACACCTGTCCATTGTTattatcccttgttagtttccctatttaatgcccttgtgtttgctgtcctgtgcttgttcgttttgtattattcatgcCGTGTGGAAAGACATTGTGTCTATCTTGCTCctcagtctagtctagtctagtctagtgttcCTGTTAAGTCTGTATTATTGGATTcccgtttttgttgttttacccccttgtgggttcttgctttgtgttttgtgtttatcatTAAAATCTTTGTTTCCACCCGCttctgtctgcacctgggttctCTAACCTTGCAATCACTGACATTGTCATTCTGCTCTTCCAggtgtcttttgtgtgtgtgtttctatgcACCCAACGTCTAGACAATGACTGGGGAGTGGTGCTAAATGAATCGGCTTCACCACCAATAAATATACTATAAAGATGCAATTGTAGTAATTTCATTATCGTAAACTGAACAACACAATAAATTTGGATTATAATGCAGGGTGTTTGGAAAGTCCAGCTGTCTTTAATTGGCATTCAATCTCAGTTACAATTGCACATTTGGGTGGCTGCTCACTTTGTTGTAAATTAAAGACTAAGGTTGATAATgaatgttataaaaataaaatattggttCAGGTCTATAAGACAGATCAACACGTTCAGGTTGAGCCTGCGACTTGCTTTCAATTTCCGttgagagagagatgatgcCACACAGCCAGACTCACGTAAGATGAACTAGATCTTTTTATTGTCGCTTGAGTCCCTGAGGAAAAATGAAATGCGAAATTGTAATGTGGGTGGAGATTTGAGCAGTATGAGCCCCCATGCCCTACGATGTCCACTTTGTGGTTAAACTTGAGTTTGCTGATGATTGTGTTTATTTAGGTACAATTAAATACACTGTGCCTGTAGATAAAAGATGTGGCGATACTCCGCTGTCACCACAGACATCAATAAATCGCATCAAATTCAGTGACTGTACTGCCAATAAGCATTGAAGGGAGCTTTTTCCTGATCATTAGGATTAGAATGAACGAAAACTAGGAAGAATTCTAATTAACCTTTTAAGACCTTATTGAATTTTTTGATGTTGCAGTGAAATACATTTCCTTGTCAAATACAGCATATTGGCCCTGACTTGAGATatcagtttagacagctctgCCTTTTACCCTTTCCTGACAGATTGATTTAGCTTCTTGTGACTGTTAAGACCTCCACAGAAAAGTCTGTCACCTTTGTGTTGAGGTGACTGTTTAACTTCTCACAGATTCTTAATTAGTTTTTTTAGCTTAAAGGGGTACGTACTCcacccaaacctgtataaattatgcatatatgcataaatataaaaggcacagtttgttctgatgaacacaaagaaagatattttgaaaaatgttagcaactgacatttctgggacatcattgactaccatagtaggaaaatgtattgtgtgatttgttttgttctgttgaacacaaaatgagatattgtgaagaatttagaaaagcaaacagttctagggcatatttgactaccattttaatttttggtttgGTTTCGTTTTCATAAgggttggaacaacttgagggtggagtaattcatggcagaattttcatttttgggtggagtctCCCTTTAAGGCAAAAAAACGAAGGTGATGATTTAATATGGCATAACCTTTGTGTGTAGTATTTTGATTAATAATTGTGATGTAAATATTATggaaaataaattgtttgtatgaaattgtattatattgtgACATCCGTAAACATATCACTTGAATAAAACAATTCTAAGGGATTGGTTTAAAGGTACAAACCTGGAActttagaaaaaagaaaaaatacaaacactttAATTATAAGAAAGGCTTCTTTTAGCTAAAATTTACAGTAATACAATGTCCAATGTCCACTAATAAGCTCACCGATTATTAGACATTCATGGGGTGGAAAGAAGCTCTGATGACTCAGGTATAGATTATTTGGAGGCTGTAATCAAATGGGACATTTGCCTGGGATGTAGATGATGACTTCTCTATAGAGACAGAGAAGGTCTTGAATTTGAAATGCATGATTTCTGGTTTCCTAAGGATTCTTCCATTCTGAAACAGACTAGACTAATGAAATAAATTGATGACATGCACAGCTTAGTTAAAACTTTCTTCACTTTAATCTGGTTAGAAGCATCATGCTGTTCTAATTGAGATTAAATTGAAACAAGAAGCATTCATAGCACTCAAACCATTAGTTAAGTAGTAAACTGAAAATGCAAAATAGGTTTTCAAAATTCTTCGCAAATGATATTGCGAAAGAACATGTAGGAAGCACTGAGATTGTTTGGCTACTGTACATTGATATTTATTGAAGAGATTTATTGAGAATTTCTTTGCCACCCAACTCCTTCTATTTCTACATATTAAAACTGTATCTGAGGTAGGTAAAATGCATCTATGCATTTTATAAGAAAGGAGCAGCAAAAAAAGCAGAATAATAAATCTTACAAGTCATATATCTTGACCTGAGTGgctgatatatactgtataacatgtTCCAATAAACAGGCAGTAGATTATAGCCACAGTAATGGATGTTTCTTGTATAGCATGCTGTGTGAAACATATTTCTGTATAATATGACATTATCTAGGATCGATTAAGTGTGGACTAATCTCTTTTGCTTACTATGTGGAGGTTCTGCTGGGCAGGTGCGGTTACATTTATAGTGACGAATGGTGCACATTTGACCCACTTTTACATATCTCCAGATACTGTACACGACTGAAATTCTAAACACCATGGCTATGTTTTAAAACCTAGTTGGCTGCCTATCTAGACAGGTAAAACACCATCTAAGTGGCAGCTTAGATTTGAGACACGAACATGACtgaatatttactgtaatactgAGCATTTCTAAGAAACAAATTTGATTTTGCACTTTGTGTAGAGTTTATTTATGACATTAACGCATGCTCGTAGTGCTCACAGTCTATCCAGGCTTGTTTTATGGTAGTATTGTAATAGCTTCAGGGAGATACAGCCAAACTGTCACCCAAGATTTTGTGTTTGCTCCTTCAGGCGCCAGGCAGCATCCATGTATTTAGTGATTTCAGAGTTCTGCCGTGGGAAGTTTAGTCTCCTGTCGTTGCGATCTGAAACAAGCTACACAAAGGAGGCTGATTAATAGGAGACTATGGAAGTCAGAATCAAgtgatgtttcttaaatatTAACCATGGTAACCACGGTCCAGTATACCATAGTTACTATAGTAATTGTGGCataagggagagttcacccaacaataaaaattattttatatttactcaccctgtcattctaaacctgtatcactttcttctgcagaccacaaattagatattttgaataatgttggtaactgaacaacattggcccccactgacttccattgtatggaaaaaaacactgagacatttctctaaattcttcttttgtgttccacagaagaaagagtcatatacaggtttaagCACATCACTTAATGGATAGAGCACATACATAAAAGATAgcagaatatttatttatggCTAATTTATCGATTTAATCTGGGATTTAGTATTGTTTGAGAATCGGAAATAATCCACTGTGGGCTATCcaatgtagcctactgtaaaatacagcccataaataaaaaagtaaaattagaaaaaataatttgcaaGTTTGAAGATTTatctaaataaacattttaaatgcctcattttatatttgtgtttctgtagctcaactggtaaagCAGTGCTTTAGCAGCACAAAGGTCACAGAATgtcagccaaatgcataaatgtaatgtagctaaatataaacaacagaattaaaatattttaaaagaatgtGAATGGATTAACTGTAAATATGAAACATAAATGATTAGTCTAAATATAAATCTAGATCTGAAGAGACTAAATCAGTGAtgtatgtttattaaataaaacaaaggttTACCAGAGGACTGGATATCCAGCCTATCTCTTGTGCTTCAGTCTGAGGGTGCGTGTACTTCTTTGTTGGTTCCAAACGAGCCCCGTGTATGATCTGGAGAAAAGCAGCTgcacaaaatattttgtcaatATAAGTGCAATTGTTTCAACTCCCTTACTACTAAGTACTGGCACTGGCAGAgtgtattaaaacaaaatcacagaAAGCTGTAAAAGCTCAAACGAGAAATAACGTTACTTACGATCCTCCTCTTCTTTTCCACGGGACACTTCAGACATGGGCTTATCGGTCAAAATGTGCACTAAACACAAAGACGATCTCTTACACACTTACTGTagcacacaaagaaacaattaTTGTAAAGCAATGTACTTACGCTTTTTGAATGGGTTGATATTAAACTCTGTGTGAAGCTTCTGGTGTCTCAACTCCTTCATTATAGTCTCGACGTGAATCGCATTTTGGTGCACTATGTCCACGGGTTCTTTTTCTTTAGGTTTTGACATATTCACTAacgtattatttattaattattagttTTATTCAAGTACAAACAGGGATATGTTGGTTACTAAATCACTTCCTGGAATGACTAACGTTTCGGCCTGTTAACAAGAGTCCTGTTGCTTGGCAACGGTAAATAAAGTTTCTGTCGAGTTGCGTCGATTGCTTTGTCCACCTGAGGGCGCTCGAAGACCAATAAGTAGCTCGTGCCGTACGTTTGTGTCCTCATGCATTTCCATTACGGCCTCTGCAAGGCAGCTATTCTTCCTCCACACGAGTATTTTTGTTCACCATGAGAATACAtagcaaatgagacaaaaaaaaagtattatggTTTAACATGAAGTATGgtgttaataataaaatgtatttattgtggtTAAACACAGAATGTTCAATATTTATCACATACTTTTGTTTTCATGAATGGTTGAATGGTTTTAATGTAGTAAGGCCTTAAGATGTTAATTCCATAAATCATGtcattttcataaatattattattcacATACTTTATGTAGCCTACATTTCTGATGTTGGCACTGGACCTTGTACTGAATTACACAGATTTTgctatttgtgtgtgttaataAAACGATTACAATAATCAGGTTTGATGGGCTCCATTCCAATATTTTTGTACTAGCATGCACCATTTATCATTGTTGGTGGATTTTCACCAACCTTTAAAGTAATGCTTCCTTACCAAATTATGcaacatttaacttttttaagaTCCATACTGAATGCTCCTGTTCTGTGGATGTTTTAGACCGTGAGAAAGTTTTCAAAGCATCTAACAAAGAGTTTCTGCTTTGTCTGTGACGACTAGTCATCCAAAACGACTATCTGTGCGggaatacaaacacacactcgcTCGAGGCCTATTGTCTACACACACACCATGATAAATCTCTATCTCATGCACAAAGACAccatatgaatgtgtgtgtgtgtgtgtgtgtgtgtgtgtgtgtgtgtgtgtgtgtgtgtgtttgcttagGTGTAAGCAAGTATATGTCGAAGTTCAGATAAATGCAGCTACCATTATTCTTTTTTGGCCACCTTCAGCTGGATGATGCTTTATTCTCTCAGTCACACAGGGAGAGAAGCGGCTGCAAAATCCCTATCTGCCAGATAAACCCCAGGAGTACATACACCACTGATAAAACTGATTGTACTGAATACACTCGCCATCATTGAGGATGGAGACGCCACCTGGTCATGGGAAACTCTTTTGAAAAATCAGATTGGCTCTGCTTTTTGAGTGCTCTCGCAAGCGAGATCTAAGTTTTGTGCAGAGGCTTTAAAGCTTTATATGCAAGGCAATATTTTAAGCTTGTGACTTCACAGAAATTGACGGACAGAGGATTTaaatcattataaaataaagattATCCAACCTGCTTTGCAACATGATCACCTTCAGATATTGGTTTGTTTGACATTTGTGAAACTTGAATTTTGTGCCATTGCATCGACTTACATGGGCAGTTTGGTGCAGTATCCTCAAAGAAAGTCTGttatctgattggctaaagtaCTGTCTGGTCCTCTCAAGCTTATCAAGTGTCTCCTTTCTGAGTTCTGCTCTTCTGTCATCACCCATAAAAAagtacagaacacacacacactactctGTTAACATGGCTAATAGCAATTTCATCAAATATGTCACATAAAATCCTTCTCTTGTATGCCTTATAACAAGTGTTATTACTGTGACTATCAATGCATTCAACCCGAAGAGGATgtccagaaaaaaataaaggaaGAGAATCAGAAAGATGGAAACAGTTTGCTGCTTTTCCcacattatttcattttttgg
The Triplophysa rosa linkage group LG7, Trosa_1v2, whole genome shotgun sequence genome window above contains:
- the cfap144 gene encoding protein FAM183A, which encodes MSKPKEKEPVDIVHQNAIHVETIMKELRHQKLHTEFNINPFKKLHILTDKPMSEVSRGKEEEDPAFLQIIHGARLEPTKKYTHPQTEAQEIGWISSPLLVSDRNDRRLNFPRQNSEITKYMDAAWRLKEQTQNLG